The stretch of DNA cattggagataaatatcattGTTAAtattcccatagcaaccaatcagcaattagatttgaacaagcgcctacaaattagaaaacaacagcAACAAGCCAATTACTTGCTActggcaacattactggtgatatcTAGTTCTAGtgttagtaaacacgccccttacatcctatcacattcacattctATCATGTACCAGTTAACCTGTTTGTAgctttttggagtgtggaagatAAAGATACAAcggggcagtggcacacagggtgattagttgctagtgataaatcttcactactgggagcgactaatctccccgatatgccatcccactggcaagaatgtaaaacaCTGGtgggattttttattatttgtagtttttccagtttttgttCAAGAGCTCTACAACTTTAAGTCTCAGcagttacttggttgctaggatacaaACTACCTTAGCAGttagggtgtggtttgaatgaaagactgatcaGAAGGGGACCTGATTGGAAAGATAGTTAATATAAAGttaaaataacaattaaactgtagcttcacagagcatagatttttttctgcaggggtcagtgaccccttttgaaagctgcaaagaaaaataatgcaaatagttaaaaaactataaaaaaaaataatgaagacttattgaaaagttgcttagaactggcctttctataacatactaaaagttaacaaaggtgagccacccctttaagccCCGTCAGGCATGCCCTGGAGAAAAGTATAGGGTCCCGCTGTTACTGCTGCTCTTTAATCATTCCTTGTGCGTAAATAGGATGCTGAGAACTGTAGTTCGATAACAGGGTTATAAGTTGGATATTCCCCTTATTAATACTACACATATCTAACATTTAATATAATCTGTACTTTTACAAATGTTATTTTCTAGTTTTTGTAATTAATGGGTCTGCTTCAGCCTTCCTAAATGTGGCCCTTATGGCAGTTTGGCACACTGACAGTGAGATTTTTTTATGTAGTGAAATATTGGGTTGCCTCCAAACCTATTAGCATTGCAATTAGCAAAGCTGCATTGCCATTCCAGTGACCAGTTTATATTTGTCAATTGCCAGTATGTCtaatttcagtttatttttttttcagggcaGCACATGCTTGGAGACAGGTTCATTCTTGTTAAACTATGTGAGTTGCGTTCAGTGCAATAAGAGAGACTTTGTTCTCATAGTGAATaaaacagcagaggaagaggatGGTGAAGAGATTATCACTTATGATCGTAAGCATTTTTATCCACTTAAAGGCTGCCAACCTCGAGAAAATTGTTTGCTTAGTTATTTGTGATgcgttttgtttttgtgttttgaaGTCCTGTTTGCATGCTCACTGCAATTTGTGGTCCCCATGGCTTAAGCCATTTAAAGGGCACCTTTCACCCCCCCCAAATTGTTTCCCTCACTAGAGGTGCCAATAGAGCCGCACTGGTTGGGGGGAACGGTAGTTTTtttcaacaacaacaaaaaattgccCCTAACAATGCTAGGCCACCCACATTGTGAGGGAGCTCCCGGTGTGGTTGACGGCAGTAGCATAACAAGTGTGCACCAgaccccccctgcaaaaaaaatttcagaAGGACCCTGTGCACAGCAATCCATACCCATTCCCCCACTGGGCCACTTCCCGCCACCTATTGGCATCTTCTGCCTGCATGGGTCGTCCCTCCCCAGTCACTCTACTACTTGTGAGCAGGGAGgaaaaactatagaggaagaggACCTTGGCCCCAACAACcgcagggtttgcttcctctatatttaTGCCACTGGGCCCCACagaaccacagggtctgcttcctctataattgaCACCACTGGCATGTGCACTATACAACATGGCcaggggctgttttttttttttaactatcgTTTTTCTCAACCGGAGTGCGGGCTGTATGTATGCAatataatacagatttttttcttttttttttataatatagatATGTGCAAAAACTGTCACCATGTGATTGCAAAACATGAATACACCTTTAGTGTGGTTGATGACTATCAGGTAAGGAAAATGATCATGCTGTCATTTTACTACATTTTAAGTATaaggcattattttattatttatgtatttttattattagattttaaattatttgattaaaatgggctctataagagatggcctttctgtaatttggagacttcttgataacagatcccatacctgtagacaTCTGTAGTGCTAGAAAATGATTTGTAACTCTATGAATGTGCATAGTCCTAAGAAATATACAGTTCTGTggttcaataaaaatatttgtatgtgACTTTTTAGCATTATAAACTTTGCTCTATTCAAAAGTGAGCTGTGTAAAGCCAGTAACTATAACATAGTAGTAACAGAAAAATTTGCCCTGGCAGCTATCTTTCAAGCTAGACACTTAAAAGTTTGGTTGCTAAATTGCCCATGTTAACACATAGCACCatagtaaattaaaaaatatatatttttacaattctCTAAATCAGTGATCATCATCTTGCAGCTTGATGCATtataacccgccccccccccccaccactctATTCTTTAAAAGCTGCTTCAAGGAAATAAGGTCAAACTTGCATTTAGATTTGGCTCTATTAAAACATGTGGAGCAGTTTTTAATCTGGttattacaaaccggattccaaaaaagttgggacactaaacaaattatgaataaaaactgaacgcaatgatgtggaggtgccaa from Xenopus tropicalis strain Nigerian chromosome 8, UCB_Xtro_10.0, whole genome shotgun sequence encodes:
- the churc1 gene encoding protein Churchill, whose translation is MCGGCVQEEYPDRGSTCLETGSFLLNYVSCVQCNKRDFVLIVNKTAEEEDGEEIITYDHMCKNCHHVIAKHEYTFSVVDDYQEYTMLCMLCGRAEDSVSVLPDDPRQMAPLF